The sequence GGTGTCCAGCGTCGCAAACAGCTGGTCCTCGGCAAGCACGGTGGTGTCGTCGGCCATCGCGTTCATGAGGGTCGACTTCCCGGCGTTGGTGTAGCCGACCAGCGACACCGTGGTAAACGCATCGCGCCCCTTCCGCTGCGTGGTACGCTGCCGGTCGATCTGCTCCAGCTGCTCGCGGAGCTTGGCAATGCGCGTGTCGATGAGGCGGCGGTCGGTCTCAATCTGCTGCTCGCCCGGGCCCTTTGTACCAATACCGCCCTTTTGGCGGGAAAGGTGGGTCCAGCGGCGGGTGAGGCGCGACCGCAGGTAATGAAGCTGTGCGAGCTCGACCTGTGTTTTGGCTGCCCGCGTTTTGGCGCGGCTCGCAAAGATGTCAAGGATGAGCCCGGAGCGGTCGAGCAACTTGCAGTTGACCTGCTTCTCGATGTTGCGCACCTGCACCGGCGCAAGGTCGTCGTCGAAGATGATCAGGTCGGCGCCATGCCGGTTGGCCATCCGCTGGAGCTGCCGCACCTTGCCCGACCCGATAAACGTCGCCGGATCGGGGCTCGTCATGGACTGCGTCATGCGCTCAACCACCGACGCCCCGGCGGTGCGCGCGAGTTGCTCCAGCTCGTTCAGGTTATCACGGACGTCCCAGCGCGACACATCGGGCGTTGCGACGCCAACTAAAATCGCTGTCTCCAGCGTCTCCTTCGTAGGGGTGTGCAAAAGTGGAGGGACCGGTTAAGCCCAGATTGTTCGGGGAATACATCGAAGCGGTATGGAGCAGGATGTACGGCGAATGCAGAGAAATGTTGCGGTTTTGCTGCGTGCGCGCCCCTTCTTTACTCGGGTTGCAGCGTACGCCGGATGGTGCGTGTGGCGGTGGCCTGCGTGCGCGTATCCTCCACGGTGACGGTAATGGCCAGCGCCCGCGGCTTTTTGAGGGCTTCCGTGGCCAGGTCGAGCAGCAGGTACTCGCTGCTGCGCGCAGACGTGCCGGTGTAGGTGGCTTCGGTGGTCGTCGTTTGCACGTCGTCGCGCCACAGGGAGCGCCAGCCGCCCTCGGTGCGCTCGTTTACGGTGTAGGCCACGCGGTAACGCGTGCGTCCGGTGGCATCTTGCGCGAGTCCGTACACCTCAAAATGCAGCACGAGCGGCGTGCTGGGGGTGAGGGTTGGAAACGGATACGGCGTCGCGCGCGTCAGGGTGCGCGCCGCGGTGTCGGGGAGCGTCATCACTTGCAGATCGCTCATGCGCAGGCCCGGCCCCGGCGGAAGCGCCGCGAGCGAGTCGCGGAGCACGGTGCCTTGTGCGCGCCGCGGGCCCAGCGTGCGCGCCGCGATGTTGTCGTACTGCGCCCAGTGCACGCGCAGATGCTGCATGGCCCGCGTGGCTGGCACCTGTAGCGACGCAACCACCGCTGCATCGGAGGAGGCGCGCTGGGCCGTGGCCGGCACCGGACGCACCTGCCGGGCGCGATGGGTGACGCGATACGCCCGGTTGTACTGATTGAGGCGAAGGTACAGCAACGCCGCCCGCGCAGAATCACCCCGCAGATCGGCACTGCGCACGCCCCAATCAATGGCCAAGCGCGTGCGGCCATCGGGCGTTAGGAAGCGCGTGGTTTGCACCGCCGCAGGCAAGCGCGGCACATCGTCGAGCAGGGCCGTGTACTGCGCCGGCATCGCCGCCCGCCGCCGACGCGCCGCCTGCACCTCCGCGCGGCGCCCCTGCTGCACGATGCGCGTCACCTGCTGGTTGGGGGGCGGAATGCCCATCATAGGATCCCACGAGATGATGCGCGTCTGGTTGATGCCGCTGCCCACCTCCACCGACTGCGTGCTTCCATTGCCAAACGACTGGCCGGTGCGTGCCTCGAAGGCCGCATCGGCACGGGCCTTCACTGCCTGCATCTCCTGCCAGTCCATGTAGTTGGCCACGTTGTCGTAGCG comes from Salisaeta longa DSM 21114 and encodes:
- a CDS encoding GWxTD domain-containing protein, which encodes MSVLLALLLLGFGPTGDTAPTAARDSLTVAAADAYLQRLTPPLQTQERLQAAATYRRLLGAVKPNAGTRQRAIFQRRVAQLVPLLSDAFKQQILVNPGADAEAWRFRPAAGSTLVRWWRSQDVLPGTAVNERLEEHVMRLVHAQHAYACPEAPAGWDVRGDMYVQYGPPSRTETVTYDSGDFFLDVFRFGVPVSASDFPENVFWAYDHIHEAGYYLFIRRPGDCYRLGTPRELLPPTLRYGRGNSERSYNIAYSSLAAMEYIYRQLALMHIDYGARYDNVANYMDWQEMQAVKARADAAFEARTGQSFGNGSTQSVEVGSGINQTRIISWDPMMGIPPPNQQVTRIVQQGRRAEVQAARRRRAAMPAQYTALLDDVPRLPAAVQTTRFLTPDGRTRLAIDWGVRSADLRGDSARAALLYLRLNQYNRAYRVTHRARQVRPVPATAQRASSDAAVVASLQVPATRAMQHLRVHWAQYDNIAARTLGPRRAQGTVLRDSLAALPPGPGLRMSDLQVMTLPDTAARTLTRATPYPFPTLTPSTPLVLHFEVYGLAQDATGRTRYRVAYTVNERTEGGWRSLWRDDVQTTTTEATYTGTSARSSEYLLLDLATEALKKPRALAITVTVEDTRTQATATRTIRRTLQPE
- the hflX gene encoding GTPase HflX, with the translated sequence MHTPTKETLETAILVGVATPDVSRWDVRDNLNELEQLARTAGASVVERMTQSMTSPDPATFIGSGKVRQLQRMANRHGADLIIFDDDLAPVQVRNIEKQVNCKLLDRSGLILDIFASRAKTRAAKTQVELAQLHYLRSRLTRRWTHLSRQKGGIGTKGPGEQQIETDRRLIDTRIAKLREQLEQIDRQRTTQRKGRDAFTTVSLVGYTNAGKSTLMNAMADDTTVLAEDQLFATLDTTTRSITLDDNKEVLLSDTVGFIRKLPHRLIESFKSTLDEVRTADVLMHVVDVTHPRFRDHMQVVHTTLQELESGDKPTLIVFNKVDALEDQALLRALRSEYPDAAFVSALRGIGLEQLKTQLLALIERDYVACVAYVPVTKPKAIAYLHDVADVSAEEYLYANGSSDAPQAVARIAFRADAAHLPRVRRMIGAQGVVRPADEDADAPYATTPASVATS